From Populus alba chromosome 16, ASM523922v2, whole genome shotgun sequence:
ACGTAAGACTCCAAGTGGTGAAGGGTTTGGAGCCTGGCCTCgactctaattaaaaaaaagagcctCTTTCAGGGACaccattactttttatttagtgGCATCAAAGTAGATGCAACTACTTTTGAGGAAAAGCTCACTTAAATAAGAGGGCAGGTACCCTACAATTTAAGGATGTGCAGTGCATTTTTCAGTAAAATAAATGATGGCTTTAATTTGGCAATTATGTTCTGATTTAAAGCACAGATGTTTAGGATCAAAATGTGGTTGCGTTTAGGTCAGCTTTCATGGCAAAAATTAATGCTTgcagtttgatattttttttattccttggaAGTAGATGATCTAATATGAACAAAAAGAACATTTTTAAGTGAGATTTTGGAATTAAATTAGATGAAAATATTCTATATTCTAAACAGAATTAGGTTGGCTAAAGTCTACTATCAATTCAAGAACTGAGGCTAGATTTCAGAGATGTGAGCAAGGATCTTCAAATACTGTGTATGAGCTTATAGTGGTCTGGGAAAATGTTACAAATAAAAGTCGATTTAAAAACCAACTTAAATTGAGTTTGTTTCTGAACACTAAACTatgtgattttaaaattaataattatataaatttttaatgattttaaaatatttaaactgaTAATGTCTGAGAAGTAAACTCAAGGCTTAACTAGTTAAGCTATACTTTCAGGTTTTatgagatctttttttttttaattattaatatgaatgttcaAGTTAGCTTGTTGTACTTCGACTCattctattaattttaaaattaatgactatataaattttttataattttaaaatttattaaactcaatttggtaatttttaaaaaataaaattcaatatttaataacTTGGGCTACAATCCGGAGTTAGGTTTTAATTATGTTAGTGGCCGACTACCCAAGTAcccagtttttttaatttttgtcatattttcaaattagtGGGAAGTACGTGAATAGTTTTGGAGGAAAagtaagaagaagaaagagaaacaaaagagaaagaCAAAAGCTCTCATAGCCCAACAAAAGCAGGTCAAAGGTGGAATACACAAGACAATGGAAGCTCAGTTTTCTTTAactgtaaagaaagaaaaaagaaaagaaaaaaaaaatgttaaaacacATAATCAACAATGCAAGAAAAACCCACCACATCCATCTTTGGTTATTTTGGGATCAATAAGGACAGGCTGGAAGGATCCAAACTCCAACCCCACTtccattattattttacaacaagagaagaagaagaagaagaagacaatcaTCAATCCACAAAATTAGCTGATATTTCCCTGCACAAAAAAGGCCAAAAACCATTGCtaacacaaacacaaaaaagaaaaaatgtaattgaaaataaaattgaaaacaaagaagCAAAGAGATTTTGcaaaaaagcaaggaaaagaaGCCTTGCgctctcttttttcccttttcttgctGCCTCTGCTAAGCATCTTTTCTTCACTTTTCCCTGTGCTTTTGCCCCCCTCTCTCGCTCCGTTCTTTCTCTCCTGGAATATAATTTCCTCGCagttttctctcttttgtttctcTCGTCCTCTGATCCCTTCTCCCTTCTTCTCCAACAATTTGCTGCTTATTTATTTGTCTCTTCCTTTCTTTCCAAGCACTTGTTTCTTTGATCAGTAAAGtccaattccttttctttttttcccaccctttcaatttctattttaaatttccCACCTTTTTAATCCAAATTAGCTGGCAAATTCTTGTGCTTTGGAATTTACAGTGCCAATCATTTCTGGGTTCTCTTGATCATATTGTAAAAATTTAGTCTTGAATTCAGTTTCTTgctgacttctttttttttgttcaaattgtCTAGATAtctgtaccttttttttttttaattctccttCTTGTATAATTCATTGtgaaaatttctttctttagcCTCAAATCCTTGAATTTAGTCACTcactctctttgttttttttgttttcttcaaatgGTCTAAATCTCTGTACTTTTCTTTGAGTCTCTTGATCAAAGTTTTAAAccttattgatttttaagtgatttcttgaattctttgttttgggttttgtttcCATGGGACTTTGTCATGGAAAACCCATTGAGCTCCAAAGaaatcaatccaaaaacaaCACACTCTCCATTGAAACAGACTCAACACAGCCACCAAATTCACACACTAGCAAGACCTCAAACTTTCCCTTTTACAGCCCAAGTCCATTACCAAGTCTCTTCAAGACTTCACCTGCTATATCAAGTGTAAGCTCCACTCCTTTGAGGATTTTCAAGAGGCCTTTTCCACCTCCTTCTCCTGCAAAGCATATACGTGCATTACTTGCAAGAAGGCATGGCTCTGTTAAGCCTAACGAAGCTTCAATTCCTGAGGGAAGTGAAAGTGATATTGGTTTGGACAAGAATTTTGGGTTTTCTAAGCAGTTTGTGAGTCACTATGAGCTTGGTGAGGAAGTGGGGCGTGGACATTTTGGGTATACTTGCTCTGCTAAGGCAAAGAAAGGGAGCTTGAAAGGCCAGGATGTGGCAGTCAAAGTTATTCCGAAGTCCAAGGTTTAGTTCTCAACCTCTCATTGATTATGATCTTTTGATTTTGACTAGCTTTTATTTGTTAGAGTAATTCCTTAGATTAGCTTTAAATTTcggattttttaattgttatgtgTTCTACTCATGTATAgatgtgatttgtttttatgtttataggCGCATCTTTCTTTTGTGGCTGCTATTTAGCATCTATAGAGGTTTAGGCTGCTATTTGTCATTGTAACTGATCTGTCTACCTTCTTTTGTGATAGTGGAGGAGTGTAGGATTACATTCAGCTGTGCTGTGTTATGCATAAAAGGGTTTTACTTATCGTGTTTACAATTATTGTTCTTTGGGTATGATAAGAATGATGGATTTGCTCGAGTTCCTTCTTGAGATACGCAGTGCTTCTCTTTTGTTAGGACATTTGTAGCTTAACATTGCCTTTCTTATTGTTAATTGGTGTATCAACATTTATTAATGGAGGCTCCATTTAATGTTTAGGCAATCCAGGCTCAAGATAAACATGTCGCGGGTCACTATGGCTCTAATTTAGTTAGtgataattgaattcaatgCTCTTTTTTTGTCTGATTGACCATAAAGTTTAGGTAGTTATTGCCCCTTCATGATAATGATACTATATCATAGCTTAATCCAACGCAAAAAATGTATTCTGTAATATTCTCCATGTTGCTACTATCAATCTACTTGTGAAAGCATATCCTATTTTTGTTCTGAATTATTGGACAAAGGTACAAGGATCACTATTTGTACTATTTGTCTGTTTGGGAATTGACTGTGGAAACCAAAGACAGTCGCATTTGTCTTAGATGGTTGAGGCCTTAGTATGAGGATACAATATTTATGTCATGAATGATAGTCCTTTTGACCATTGACTGTAGAAACCAATGAGTTGTTGTTCTCATGTATATTGGGCAATGTTTTACAGATGACCACTGCAATTGCTATAGAGGATGTGAGACGTGAAGTGAAAATATTACGGGCTCTAACGGGACATAATAATCTAGTGCAGTTCTATGATGCCTACGAAGATGATGACAATGTCTATGTTGTAATGGAGTAAGTTTTGTCcgcacttgtttttttttttttttttgtaaatgcaTTCGATTGTTTTACTTTTTCCCTGGTTATACATTTAATGTTTAGGGCTCAAAACTGTGATAATGACTGTCAAGAAAATGACTAAAGATAAGGAAAATCAGATAAGCCAAGTAACTAACTAATGATACTAACCCCTCCATGTCTTTGTGAATTTTACAAGCATGAAGGATTACAATTCAAATTTCATAAGCCTTTTGGCCGTTTGATATTCAATGTCAAAAAAATGTAGAccaattatataaattgttcTGCCATGTTTGATcaattttgcttttaatgaaAAGCTTGATGGAGTTGACTAATAAACAATCTTCATGTTAACCAAAACACATAGAAAATATAACTCTACGAGTCTTTTGGTACATTTGCATGGTTGTCGAGTGTAACACATTTGCATCTAATTATCAAGCAGCAAAAGAACTGAAATAAGAAGTTAATCCATTGGTTAGTTAAGTTTTGGCGTTTATAATAGCATAGACTTCAGACAAAAAAGTTGCACATGTGGAACTTACCATCTacatatatttttgttctttaggTTGTGCAAAGGTGGTGAATTATTGGATAGGATACTCTCAAGGTACTGTACTCTCAAATGTTTTCTTTATGGTATATCCCTGGCTTGTTGTGTGACATTCTAACTGGCTGAAATCCACTTCATATTATGCAGGGGTGGAAAATACTCAGAAGAAGATGCAAAGACTGTTATGGTTCAGATATTAAGTGTGGTTGCCTACTGCCATCTTCAAGGTGTTGTTCATCGCGACTTAAAGCCTGAGGTAAGcgattaacaaaaataatcataacttcTGATCATGTTACTTTTGAATTTCTTATAGTTTGGATGCAGTTTGTTAGCCTCCATTTAATGTGGAATGTTGCATTTTGTTCATGTATTAAGAAGTTCAATAATTATTGCAGATCTTTctctcttaattttcttttctctcgttctttcctttttttttttttgctgtgtgGTTGAGATGGAGCTTTGACAGATAAGATTGCACATTGCCATTCCCCTTAGAGTTTTGAGTTCTTACTTTTTACATCTTACTCCCTTTAAACATATTTAATGCTACTAAATGGAGGTCAGAAGTGTCCACTTTGCCCATGCTATGCTTTCTTTTATGGTTACTTTTCTTGATCAGGGATATTTTCTACGTTCCTTCACTGATGGATTGTTTAATTACTGTTCTTGATCAATGGATTGATTCATTATTAGAGCTGTGCAATTGATTGAACGAGACGGTATATGTGCTTCCATTCTGGCatatcctctttcttttctaattgttttctgCATATTTATTTCAGAATTTTCTCTTTACCACCAAGGAGGAGAATTCCCCATTGAAAGCCATTGATTTTGGACTCTCTGACTATGTAAAGCTAGGTCAGCATTGCTGGATACAGCTCCTCaccttctctccttttttttttttttttttttttgggaagggGGAGGAGGGGGATTCAATGGTGGATGGGAGTTTTGACTATTTGAAACTATTGCAGATGAGAGGTTAAATGACATCGTGGGAAGTGCATATTATGTAGCTCCTGAAGTTCTACACAGATCATATGGGACTGAGGCAGACATGTGGAGTATTGGTGTAATTGCTTATATTCTTCTATGTGGAAGCCGACCGTTTTGGGCCCGGACAGAATCTGGCATCTTTCGAGCTGTTTTGAAAGCAGATCCAAGCTTTGATGAAGCTCCTTGGCCTTCTTTATCCCCTGAAGCAATAGATTTTGTGAAGAGACTGTTGAACAAGGACTATCGGAAGAGACTAACCGCTTCCCAGGCTCTGAGTAAGTTCCTAAAGTTGTAGTCCTTATTTGATCACCCAACATATGTGGTCAGCGATTTAATTCTAAGGTGTCATTTTTATGTTTAGGTCACCCATGGCTGGCTAATCATCATGACATAAAAATTCCATTGGATATGATAGTATACAAGCTTGTAAAAGCTTATATAAGCTCATCTTCTCTTCGGAAATCTGCTTTGGGGGTAAGTAGGATCCTGTATCCTCCCTTTTTAATTGCAACTCAAATGTATATTGATTTGACTTGGGAAGTGGCCAGCTTTTTTAGTCGAGTCCTAAGCTATTTGTTCAAAGTTAAATTGTCTATGATCCAGTCAACCATCTGAAGTTTATGTGCTGTCTTATTCcctaaaaaacaaagagaaaaaagaaaagaaaagactgCATTTATTGAGGATTGTTGTAAAATGTACTGCCATTTCCAGAAAAAATGGATATATAGGATCATTCAATGCATGGTGTTGTTGTACTGGTTTTAGACACTCAGCACATGGGTGCACAAGGCAACGGGTACAATAATGTAGAGTTTGTCTGCATCATAAGCCAGAAGTCAATTCCAGCTGGAGGAGACGaaaactagtttatttttttggtataatgtacttcataaaaatcttaataCTTACTGTGAAAGTCACAAACTTGTTGTTTTTGACAGGCTCTGGCAAAGACATTAACAGTTGCTCAGCTAGCTTACCTGCGGGAACAATTTACACTGCTGGGGCCAAGCAAAAATGGCTTCATTTCTATGCAGAACTTCAAAACAGTGAGCTCTTTCTcttccaccttttttttttctttttcatgcgTGCTTGTGTTTCTCATGTCATTCTGAAAGATGTTGGTATTTTCAGGCTGTAATAAAGCACTCTACAGATGCTATGAAGGATTCCAGGGTCCTTGATTATGTTAACATGGTAATGCTTAACACATGTTCTGTTTATTTGTTAAtgtgctttttttgtttttgtttgtactATTCTATCAAATTTCTTTATCAGAAGAATTGATATAGAGTTCTAGTTAATTGTCTGCTCTTGTGTGCTTCAGATTAGTTCTCTTCAATACAGAAAATTGGATTTTGAAGAATTTTCTGCTGTTGCCATAAGTGTGCATCAGCTGGAAGGAATGGATTGTTGGGAGCAACATGCTAGACGTGCCTATGAGTTGTTCGAGAAGGATGGCAACAGACCAATTATGATAGAGGAGCTTGCCTCGGTATGTTCTTTGACTGCTAAAGTCCTTGATAATTGTTTTGGACTGGTTGGTCCAAATTAATTTCTCACTTCTGTATGACCTTCTTAATCAAATTCTCTTGCAATTTACAAGACAAGGTGATTACTGTGTCAAAGACTCAAATTTGAAGTTTCTAATCATCTAATTTTTCACTTAGAACATAGAAAAATGGAGTTACAGGTCTATTTTACTGAGTAGTTTCCTCCTCCAAGAAAGGGAAACTTCGATGATGAAGCAAGTCTGCTCTATTTAGAGACATGTTTTGTTCTTCATATTGAATCAAAgtactaaaatttatttgtttctctGTTTTCAGGAACTTGGCCTTAGCCCATCAGTACCAGTTCATGTGGTTCTCCAGGACTGGATAAGACATTCAGATGGGAAACTAAGCTTCCTGGGGTTTGTCAGGCTTCTCCATGGAGTTTCTTCACGAACATTTCAGAAGGCTTGAAATGAATCCTACCAACACGAACTATTTTGTCCACTGTCCTTGTTCACCAAGAACTGCAATGTCAACGGCATGATCACCCAAAACAGTCTCATGCTCTCTTGATCTTCATAAAGGGTGCTGTAAGCTGAAACTTGAGTCAATACAGAATGCCCTGCGGATGAAGCCAAGGCATGATGTCTTGTTAAGTATGTTTTCCACCTTTTTTTCTTGACCTATAtaagtcttttttctttttctttttttctctatgaTTGGTGGAACTGGGATTAGAGGATTGTACAGATGAGGGTAGATCAGAAAAGTGTATTTAGGGTTAGCAGACAGCTTTAAACTTGAAGTGAGTTGTGTTTTTGGGTCTATCCTTGTGTACCCATCGCAC
This genomic window contains:
- the LOC118033277 gene encoding CDPK-related kinase 7 — its product is MGLCHGKPIELQRNQSKNNTLSIETDSTQPPNSHTSKTSNFPFYSPSPLPSLFKTSPAISSVSSTPLRIFKRPFPPPSPAKHIRALLARRHGSVKPNEASIPEGSESDIGLDKNFGFSKQFVSHYELGEEVGRGHFGYTCSAKAKKGSLKGQDVAVKVIPKSKMTTAIAIEDVRREVKILRALTGHNNLVQFYDAYEDDDNVYVVMELCKGGELLDRILSRGGKYSEEDAKTVMVQILSVVAYCHLQGVVHRDLKPENFLFTTKEENSPLKAIDFGLSDYVKLDERLNDIVGSAYYVAPEVLHRSYGTEADMWSIGVIAYILLCGSRPFWARTESGIFRAVLKADPSFDEAPWPSLSPEAIDFVKRLLNKDYRKRLTASQALSHPWLANHHDIKIPLDMIVYKLVKAYISSSSLRKSALGALAKTLTVAQLAYLREQFTLLGPSKNGFISMQNFKTAVIKHSTDAMKDSRVLDYVNMISSLQYRKLDFEEFSAVAISVHQLEGMDCWEQHARRAYELFEKDGNRPIMIEELASELGLSPSVPVHVVLQDWIRHSDGKLSFLGFVRLLHGVSSRTFQKA